One window of the Scylla paramamosain isolate STU-SP2022 chromosome 22, ASM3559412v1, whole genome shotgun sequence genome contains the following:
- the LOC135111623 gene encoding WD repeat domain-containing protein 83-like, with protein sequence MSSGEGPPAHLVRVLECKQGAVRAVRFNVDGGYCLTCGSDKSVKLWNPHKGTLLHSYAGHGYEVLDARGSCDNSLIGSCGLDKSVMMWNVSTGESLRKFRGHAARVNCVCFNEESTVILSGSMDGKVKVWDLRSRRNDPIQDLDEAKDSVMTVSISSHLILTASLDGYTRVYDLRNGQLTSNCIGESVTCASLSGDSQCILSSTLGSSLRLMDRETGELLAQYSGHNSKDYKVESCFTSSDTHVMSGSEDGYVYCWDLVQSTLTNKLEHRGSTVVHSLSPHPSQPLLLTASLGQVWLWSAHPQT encoded by the exons ATGTCATCTGGGGAGGGTCCGCCAGCCCATCTGGTGCGGGTGCTGGAGTGCAAGCAGGGAGCAGTGAGGGCTGTCAGGTTCAATG TGGATGGTGGCTACTGTCTGACCTGTGGTTCAGATAAATCAGTCAAGCTGTGGAACCCCCACAAGGGAACCCTCTTACACTCCTATGCTGGCCATGGATATGAGGTCCTGGATGCCAGGGGCTCCTGTGACAACTC ACTCATTGGGTCCTGTGGTCTGGATAAATCAGTGATGATGTGGAATGTGAGCACTGGAGAGTCACTGCGCAAGTTTCGAGGTCATGCAGCAAGGGTGAATTGTGTTTGTTTCAATGAGGAGTCCACAGTCATACTCTCTGGCTCCATGGATGGCAAGGTCAAGGTCTGGGACTTGCGCAGCCGCAGGAACGACCCCATTCAG GACTTGGATGAAGCCAAGGACTCAGTGATGACAGTGAGCATTTCATCCCACCTAATCCTGACAGCGTCTCTGGATGGCTACACCAGAGTGTATGACCTTCGCAATGGTCAGCTTACCTCAAACTGCATTGGTG AGAGTGTGACATGTGCCTCCCTCAGCGGGGACAGCCAGTGCATTCTGAGCTCCACCCTCGGCTCCTCACTGAGACTCATGGACAGGGAGACGGGGGAGCTCCTTGCCCAGTACTCAGGACACAACAGCAAAGATTATAAG GTGGAGAGTTGCTTCACATCGTCTGACACCCACGTGATGTCAGGCTCTGAGGACGGCTATGTCTACTGCTGGGACCTTGTACAGTCTACTCTCACCAATAA ACTAGAGCATCGAGGCAGTACAGTGGTGCACTCCCTGAGCCCACACCCCTCCCAGCCCCTGCTGCTCACTGCCTCCCTGGGCCAGGTGTGGCTGTGGTCAGCACACCCTCAGACCTGA
- the LOC135111620 gene encoding zinc transporter ZitB-like isoform X2 produces MAEAKKDLLRQIPRVKLWLVLTLTLAFSAVLLVAAHLTHSLTLRVEAYHTLYNVLTLCGCLLAMKDAMHHPLPVMALGGVGLALNGLVFCLIGGYTHHQGCFLEMRDSGSVWVGRQVTQEAVQAGRRTLSSDALSRGRTNRARQICKEVVRDTCGLVIMEVCAALVHWDNGGVVALYIDPALAVTSAALLIWLSHPYGKECCHILLQTIPGHIDVEDFQSRVMKEFPAIVNVHHLHIWTLTPSKVVATAHVVFVCPRVYLATKAALSQFFLDEGITHVTIQPECLTTNTGTLEDPSACLLRCKYEQCYERECCLSCSPHALLSSVSSSGGTRHRDSAGDAGCSGVSPHECESFKEQETQGVGGESEVCGAERTQACEPEGDTDAATAPPDTSDDALVSKGTMALQDLGAGACEASQPEEVASGEKAVVFVSVKTENGAEKPSHPSPAQDVTVEQADHPGEQDGAARTRARITTAGVSPDEEPTDRTCLLEHRG; encoded by the exons ATGGCGGAGGCAAAGAAGGACCTGCTGCGTCAGATACCGCGCGTGAAGCTGTGGTTGGTGCTGACGCTAACTCTTGCCTTCTCCGCGGTACTGCTCGTGGCCGCCCACCTCACGCACTCCCTCACATTGCGCGTCGAGGCTTACCATACCCTGTACAACGTTCTCACCCTCTGTGGCTGCTTGTTGGCTATGAAG GACGCCATGCACCACCCCCTCCCCGTGATGGCCCTGGGCGGGGTGGGGCTGGCTCTCAACGGCCTGGTCTTCTGTCTTATTGGCG GCTACACGCACCACCAAGGCTGCTTCCTGGAGATGCGGGACTCTGGCAGCGTGTGGGTCGGCAGGCAGGTGACGCAGGAGGCGGTGCAAGCAGGGCGGCGCACCCTCTCCAGCGACGCCTTGTCTCGGGGCAGGACTAATAGGGCGCGGCAAATCTGCAAAGAGGTGGTACGCGACACTTGTG GGCTGGTGATCATGGAGGTGTGTGCAGCACTGGTACACTGGGACAACGGCGGCGTGGTGGCGCTCTACATAGATCCTGCCCTGGCCGTCACCTCCGCGGCGCTCCTCATTTGGCTCAGTCACCCCTATG GCAAGGAGTGCTGCCACATCCTGCTGCAGACCATCCCGGGGCACATCGACGTGGAGGACTTCCAGAGCCGCGTCATGAAGGAGTTCCCGGCCATTGTCAacgtccaccacctccacatctGGACCCTCACGCccagcaag GTGGTGGCGACGGCGcacgtggtgtttgtgtgtcccCGCGTCTACCTCGCCACCAAGGCCGCCCTCAGTCAATTCTTCTTGGACGAGGGCATCACGCAT gTCACCATCCAGCCAGAGTGTCTCACCACCAACACGGGCACGCTGGAGGACCCCTCGGCGTGCCTGCTGCGGTGCAAGTACGAACAATGCTATGAGAGGGAGTGCTGCCTGTCCTGCTCCCCGCACGCCCTTCTCTCCTCCGTCAGCAGTTCAGGAGGCACGCGACACAGGGactctgcag GTGACGCTGGCTGTAGCGGTGTCTCGCCCCATGAATGCGAATCCTTCAAGGAACAGGAGACACAAGGCGTAGGCGGCGAGAGTGAGGTGTGCGGCGCCGAAAGAACCCAGGCCTGCGAACCTGAGGGAGACACAGACGCGGCCACGGCACCACCAGACACATCCGACGACGCATTGGTGTCAAAAGGAACTATGGCGCTACAAGACCTCGGTGCTGGGGCGTGTGaggccagccagccagaggAAGTCGCAAGTGGAGAGAAAGCAGTCGTGTTTGTTTCCGTGAAGACAGAAAACGGGGCAGAGAAGCCATCGCATCCGTCCCCCGCTCAAGATGTCACGGTAGAGCAAGCGGACCATCCCGGGGAGCAAGATGGCGCTGCGAGAACCAGGGCGCGGATCACTACTGCCGGAGTGTCGCCTGATGAAGAACCCACGGACAGGACGTGTCTTTTGGAGCACCGcggctga
- the LOC135111625 gene encoding small integral membrane protein 14-like produces MADGGFDPCECVWSHEMAMRRLLSLLRQSQSYCTDNECFTELPGPRSSITAGGMENTTLLAVMWTFLAFVLFLMRPSSLRSDPNTKPANSNQDDGAPPSPPTAN; encoded by the exons ATGGCTGATGGAGGATTTGATCCATGCGAGTGTGTGTGGAGCCACGAGATGGCCATGAGGCGACTCCTATCTTTG CTGCGGCAATCCCAAAGCTACTGCACAGATAATGAGTGCTTCACAGAGT TGCCAGGGCCGAGGTCTTCCATCACAGCAGGTGGTATGGAGAACACCACACTGCTGGCTGTGATGTGGACCTTCCTGgcttttgttctcttcctcatgAGACCCAGCTCCCTGCGCTCTGACCCCAACACCAAGCCTGCAAACAGTAACCAG GATGATGgtgctcctccctcccctccgaCAGCCAACTAA
- the LOC135111620 gene encoding proton-coupled zinc antiporter SLC30A1-like isoform X1, whose product MAEAKKDLLRQIPRVKLWLVLTLTLAFSAVLLVAAHLTHSLTLRVEAYHTLYNVLTLCGCLLAMKVSSGPQSLHNTFGWARLEVLSMLFTLLFLTALCFSVSIDSVQTALHVGHQDAMHHPLPVMALGGVGLALNGLVFCLIGGYTHHQGCFLEMRDSGSVWVGRQVTQEAVQAGRRTLSSDALSRGRTNRARQICKEVVRDTCGLVIMEVCAALVHWDNGGVVALYIDPALAVTSAALLIWLSHPYGKECCHILLQTIPGHIDVEDFQSRVMKEFPAIVNVHHLHIWTLTPSKVVATAHVVFVCPRVYLATKAALSQFFLDEGITHVTIQPECLTTNTGTLEDPSACLLRCKYEQCYERECCLSCSPHALLSSVSSSGGTRHRDSAGDAGCSGVSPHECESFKEQETQGVGGESEVCGAERTQACEPEGDTDAATAPPDTSDDALVSKGTMALQDLGAGACEASQPEEVASGEKAVVFVSVKTENGAEKPSHPSPAQDVTVEQADHPGEQDGAARTRARITTAGVSPDEEPTDRTCLLEHRG is encoded by the exons ATGGCGGAGGCAAAGAAGGACCTGCTGCGTCAGATACCGCGCGTGAAGCTGTGGTTGGTGCTGACGCTAACTCTTGCCTTCTCCGCGGTACTGCTCGTGGCCGCCCACCTCACGCACTCCCTCACATTGCGCGTCGAGGCTTACCATACCCTGTACAACGTTCTCACCCTCTGTGGCTGCTTGTTGGCTATGAAG GTGAGCTCCGGCCCCCAGTCGCTGCACAACACGTTCGGGTGGGCGCGGCTGGAGGTGCTGTCCATGCTGTTCACTCTGCTCTTTCTCACCGCCCTTTGCTTCAGTGTGTCCATCGACTCCGTGCAGACTGCCCTCCACGTGGGCCATCAG GACGCCATGCACCACCCCCTCCCCGTGATGGCCCTGGGCGGGGTGGGGCTGGCTCTCAACGGCCTGGTCTTCTGTCTTATTGGCG GCTACACGCACCACCAAGGCTGCTTCCTGGAGATGCGGGACTCTGGCAGCGTGTGGGTCGGCAGGCAGGTGACGCAGGAGGCGGTGCAAGCAGGGCGGCGCACCCTCTCCAGCGACGCCTTGTCTCGGGGCAGGACTAATAGGGCGCGGCAAATCTGCAAAGAGGTGGTACGCGACACTTGTG GGCTGGTGATCATGGAGGTGTGTGCAGCACTGGTACACTGGGACAACGGCGGCGTGGTGGCGCTCTACATAGATCCTGCCCTGGCCGTCACCTCCGCGGCGCTCCTCATTTGGCTCAGTCACCCCTATG GCAAGGAGTGCTGCCACATCCTGCTGCAGACCATCCCGGGGCACATCGACGTGGAGGACTTCCAGAGCCGCGTCATGAAGGAGTTCCCGGCCATTGTCAacgtccaccacctccacatctGGACCCTCACGCccagcaag GTGGTGGCGACGGCGcacgtggtgtttgtgtgtcccCGCGTCTACCTCGCCACCAAGGCCGCCCTCAGTCAATTCTTCTTGGACGAGGGCATCACGCAT gTCACCATCCAGCCAGAGTGTCTCACCACCAACACGGGCACGCTGGAGGACCCCTCGGCGTGCCTGCTGCGGTGCAAGTACGAACAATGCTATGAGAGGGAGTGCTGCCTGTCCTGCTCCCCGCACGCCCTTCTCTCCTCCGTCAGCAGTTCAGGAGGCACGCGACACAGGGactctgcag GTGACGCTGGCTGTAGCGGTGTCTCGCCCCATGAATGCGAATCCTTCAAGGAACAGGAGACACAAGGCGTAGGCGGCGAGAGTGAGGTGTGCGGCGCCGAAAGAACCCAGGCCTGCGAACCTGAGGGAGACACAGACGCGGCCACGGCACCACCAGACACATCCGACGACGCATTGGTGTCAAAAGGAACTATGGCGCTACAAGACCTCGGTGCTGGGGCGTGTGaggccagccagccagaggAAGTCGCAAGTGGAGAGAAAGCAGTCGTGTTTGTTTCCGTGAAGACAGAAAACGGGGCAGAGAAGCCATCGCATCCGTCCCCCGCTCAAGATGTCACGGTAGAGCAAGCGGACCATCCCGGGGAGCAAGATGGCGCTGCGAGAACCAGGGCGCGGATCACTACTGCCGGAGTGTCGCCTGATGAAGAACCCACGGACAGGACGTGTCTTTTGGAGCACCGcggctga